CGGCGTCGTTCACGGAGATGCAGATGACCTTGCCGAACGGGCTCGCCCCGAACGACGGGTGATAGTCGATGTAGCACGATTCCGCTCCGGCCCGACGGATCAGATCGTGTGCCCGACGGTCGATCGCGAGCAGGTTCGTCCCGACCTTCGTCTCGTCGCGCAGGGTCGCCAGGGTCTCGGCCACGAAGCGTCCGGCGGGCCGCATCGCCTCAAGCTCGGCGGGCGTGCGCAACTCGATCATGGGGGTCCTTTCGTCGCCCTCCATTCTCGCCTAACGCCAAGCTGACCGGCGTACCATCGAGGCATGTGGGTGCGTCGTGCGTTCTTCGTCTGGCTGATTCCGGCCGCCTTCCTGCTGCCGTTGTGGCTGCTGGTGGGCTGGGGCGTCTTCAACGCTGGCGGCTGGGCGTTCCTGTGGGTGCTGTTGATCGCCATCCCGTCCGTGTTCATCGGACAGCTCGTACTCACCCTCCTCGTTCGCGCACGGGGGACAGTCCGTGCCGAGCGCGCGGTCTCGTGGTGGGATGTCCTGGGCTTCTCGGTCTGGCACCTGCTGACCATCTCGCTCGGCTTCTTCAACCAGGCGTGGTGGGCACCGGCGATGGTCGTCACGGTGATCGTCGGACTCGCCCTGTTCTGGCTGGAGCTGTGGCAGCTGTGGCGTGAGGCGCGACCGTCGGCTCTCCTCCTGCGCACCACCCAGGGGCTGGGCTACATTCCCGCGCCCGCTGAGGGTCCGGCGCCCGAGGCGGCGCAGTCCGAGCGCGACGTCATCGTCATCACCGAGCGACCGCCGGCCGGCTGAGCCCGGTTTGGGCGGGCGCGGCATCCATGGCAGAATGGATGTTTGTGCCCTGAAAGGCTCTGCCTCAGGGGAGCCCGCCGTCGGACGTTCCGGCCGCGGCCTCGGGCGCACATCACTTTCCTTCCTCAACCCGCGGTCGACCTGTGGCGGCCGCAGAGAGCATGATCATGCAGATCCTCGACTCCGTCGACGCGGCATCGCTGCGTTCGGACATCCCCGTCTTCCACCCCGGTGACACCGTCAAGGTGCACGTGAACATCACCGAGGGCAACCGCTCGCGTATCCAGGTGTTCCAGGGCGTCGTCATCGGTCGCTCCGGCGACGGCGTGCGCGAGACCTTCACGGTCCGCAAGATCAGCTTCCAGGTGGGCGTGGAGCGCACGTTCCCCGTTCACAGCCCGGTGATCGACCACATCGAGGTCGTCACGCGCGGTGACGTCCGTCGCGCCAAGCTCTACTACCTGCGCAACCTCCGCGGCAAGAAGGCCAAGATCAAGGAGAAGCGCGACAACTGACGCGCTTCTGCGTCGAACCCCGGACCGAATGGTCCGGGGTTTCGTCGTTTTCGCAGGAAGGGATGTGCGAACCTTGATGCGACGGCACACCGACTTCCGGAGAGCCCGGTGAAGGACCCCCATGACGACCGAGCAGACGGCCTCCGCTGAGCCGGTGCCCACACCGCGGTCCAGGGCGGAGCGGCCGCGCGAGCGGCGCCGCGGCTGGCTGAGCTTCCTGCGCGACGTGCTCGTGATCATCCTCATCGCGGTGCTGGTGTCGTTCCTGGTCAAGACCTTCCTGGTGCGCTCGTTCTACATCCCGTCGGGGTCGATGCAGAACACTCTGCACATCGACGACCGCATCCTCGTGGACGAGATCACGCCGCGCTTCGGCGGATACGGACGAGGCGACATCGTCGTCTTCCGCGATCCCGGCGGATGGCTGCCGCCCAGCACCGCGCCCGCCCGCTCCCCGCTGGTGGAGGGGGTGGACTGGCTGCTGTCACTGGTCGGGCTGTCTGCACCGGACAGCGACGATCATCTCGTCAAGCGCCTCATCGGGATGCCGGGCGATCATGTCGTCTGCTGCAACGACCTCGGCCAGATCACCGTCAACGACGTGGCGATCGACGAGAGCGACTACCTCGCACTGCCCGCGCCGGGAAGCCCCGCCTCCGCCGACGCCTTCGATGTCGTCGTCCCGGAGGGCAGTCTCTGGGTGCTCGGCGACAACCGCTACCACTCGAAGGACTCCCGGTACAACCAGGAGCAGCCCGGGAAGGGGTTCGTCCCGATCGACAACGTCGTGGGCCGCGCATTCCTGATCACGTGGCCGTTCAGCAGGTTCGGGATGCTCGATTTCCATCACGAGGCGTTCGGGGGCGTGCCCGACGTGGAGCCGGCTCCGAGATGACGGTCGCCGAGCCGCGTCTGACGCTCGAGCGGCGGCTGCTGCGCGAGCACACGACCCTCATCGCCTGCGACGAGGTGGGGCGGGGTTCGTTGGCCGGACCCGTCGCCGTCGGCGCGGTGATGATCGATGCCCCGCGTTCGCGCAAGCGGGTTCCGCAGGGCCTGCGCGATTCCAAGCTGGTCCCCGAGATGCGCAGAGCGGATGTCGCGGCGCGCGCGGTCTCGTGGGTCGCCGCCAGTGCGGTCGGGTGGGCGAGCTCCGTGGAGATCGACGAGATCGGCATCATGCGGGCGCTGGGCCTTGCCACCATCCGGGCGCTCGCGGACCTGCGCGCCCACGGCGTCGTGCCGGAAGAGGCGATCGTGGTCCTCGACGGGAACTACGACTACATCACGCCCGCCGGCGCGACCGGACTCACGGTCCGCCCCGTGATCAAGGCCGATCGCGATTGCGCGAGCGCCGCCGCGGCATCGGTCATCGCGAAAGTCGCGCGTGACGCGCTGATGACGGATCTTCACGACGAACTGCCCGCATACCAATGGGCCAGGAACAAGGGCTACGCGAGTCCGGAGCATCGCGACGCCATCCGCGAGCACGGGATCAGCCCGCACCACCGGGCATCGTGGTCGCTCACCGGACCGTCGACGCTGTTCTGAACGGCGCGCACCGATCAGGAGTCGAGCGACAGTTCCTCGGGCAGGTGGAAGTCCCGGCGTGACAGTTCCTCCACGTTGACGTCCTTGAAGGTCAGCACGCGGACGGACTTCACGAAGCGATCCGCGCGATAGATGTCCCACACCCAGACATCGGTCATCGTCAGTTCGAAGTAGAAGTCGTGCTCGGTGTCGCGGCGCACCACGTTGACCTCGTTCGCGAGGTAGAAGCGGCGCTCGGTCTCGATCACGTACTGGAACTGAGAAACGACGTCGCGGTACTCGCGGTAGAGGGCGAGCTCGAGCTCGCGGTCGTAGTCCTCGAAGACTTCGTCATCCATGGTGCTCTCATCTTAGGACGGGCGCGGTGCCCGGTCGCATCGCGACCGACGGGGCAGGGCTTCCTCCACAATCGGGTCGGAACCCGCGCGCTCCACGGTTCTCGTCCGCCGGACATCGGCGGCGAGCCGCGCGGGCGAGCATTCAGGCATGGCTGCGAAGGACGTTCTGGGCAAAGCGGGAGAGGACCGCGCCGCGCGGCACCTCGAGTCGAGCGGGTACCTGATCCTCGACCGCAACTGGCGCGTGCATGCAGGAGAGATCGACATCGTCGCCGTCGACGGGTCGACGTTGGTGATCGTGGAGGTCAAGACGCGAGCCGGTGACGGCTTCGGGCATCCGTTCGAGGCTGTCGATGCCCGCAAACGGAGCCGGCTCTGGCGCCTGGCGTTCGCCTGGATCGCCGCCCACCCCGACGAGGCGCAGGGGCGACGCCTGCGCCTGGACGTGATCGCCATCACGGGCCCGCAGCCGGAACGAGCCCGCCTCGAGCACATCCAGGACATCCGATGACGCTGGCGCGGACGTGGGCGGTCGCCCTCACCGGCCTGGAGGGCGACCTCGTGGAGGTCGAGGCGGACCTGTCGAATCAGACGCCGGACTTCCACATCATCGGACTGCCGGACAAGTCGCTGGGCGAGGCGGTGCAGCGGATCCACAATGCGAGCGCGAACTGCGGGCTGGAACTGCCGCGCAGACGTCTGACCGTGAACCTCTCGCCCGCCAGCCTGCCCAAGCACGGCTCGTCGTTCGACGTCGCGATCGCGATCGCAGCCCTCGCGACTCAGAACGCACTCGACCTGGTCTCGATCGCCGAGACGGTGCACATCGGCGAACTCGGACTCGACGGTCGTCTGCGACCGGTACCCGGCGTGCTCCCGGCGGTTCTGGCCGCGGCGCGGATGGGCATGCGCAGGGTCGTGGTGCCGCACGCGAACGAGGCGGAGGCGCGACTCGTGGAGGGCATCGAGGTGATCGGGGCGGTCGCTCTGGGCGATGTCGCGCGCCGTCACGGCGCACGGATCGATGACCGAGACCTCGACCCGGTTCCGCTCCCGCGCGGTGTCGAGGTGGTCGTGCCGATACCGGAGCTCGCCGAGGTCATCGGGCAGCGCGACGCCGTCGAGGCGCTGATCGCCGCTGCCGCAGGCGGTCACCACCTGCTCATGAGCGGCCCGCCGGGCGCCGGGAAGACGATGCTCGCCGCGCGTCTGCCGGGCATCCTCCCGCCGCTGGATGACGCGGCGGCGCTCGAGGTCGCCTCGATCCGGTCGCTGTGCGGAGATCCGGTCGACACCCTCACCCGGCGCCCGCCGCTGGAATCGCCTCATCACAGCGCGAGCATCGCCGCGTTGGTCGGCGGCGGATCCCGGGTGGTCCGCCCAGGCGCCATCGCCCGGGCCACGCACGGCGTGCTCTTCCTCGACGAGGTCGGCGAGTTCGCGCCCAGCGTGCTCGATGCGCTCCGCCAGCCGCTGGAGAAGGGCCGGATCGCGATCCACCGAGCCGGTGTCACCGCCAGCTTCCCGGCCAGCTTCCAGTTGATCCTCGCGACCAATCCCTGCCCCTGCGGGAACTACGGCGTGCGGGCGGCGTCGTGCGTGTGTCCGCCCATGGCGATCCGGCGGTACCTCGGCCGTCTCTCCGGGCCGCTGCTGGACCGCGTCGACATCGAGCTCGGTCTGACGCGGGTCTCGGTCGCCCACGCCGCGTCGATCGGGGCGGACGCGGTGACGACGGATGCTGCGGCGGCGCGCGTCGCGGACGCACGCGCTCGCGCCGCATTCCGCCTGCGGGAGACCGAGTGGTCGGTCAACGCCAGGGTGTCCGGCCCCTGGCTGCGCGAGGGCCCGCTCGCACTGGCCCCCGTCGTCCGCCGGCCGATCGACGTGGCCCTGCATCGCGGTGCGCTGACGCTCCGCGGCTACGACCGCGTGCTGCGCGTCGCGTGGACGCTCTGCGACCTGGCCGGGCGGGTCTCGCCGACCGTGCACGACATCGGCAGAGCGCTGTTCATGAAGAAGGGAATCACGACATGACCGACATCCTCCCCGCGCCGGATATCGCCCGCACGGCGCTGGCGCCCCTCGTCGCGCACGCTCTGAATGACGAACTCGCCCTGCACGTGTTCGCGACGGCCGCCTGGAGCCACCTCGCGGAACCGGGCGACGGGGTGGCCGGTCGGATCGTGGGCGCGCTCGGACCCGCCACGGCGTTGCACGAGGTCGTCACCGGTGGCCGGGACGGAGCCGCCCGCAACGCGGCCGAGCTGACCGCGCAGCAGTGGAAGGACGCCGTCGCCCGGTGGAGGCCGCGGTGGAACCAACGAGCCGTCCTCGACAATCTCGATGTCGCCAGGATCGCCCGGATCCGTCTGCTCACACCCGAGGACGATCGGTGGCCCGCCGCCCTGGCCGACCTCGGCGTGCATGCGCCGTTGTGCCTGTGGGTGCGCGGCGATCCTGGCGCCCTCTCGCTCCCGTCACCGCGCGCAGCCATCGTCGGAGCGCGCGCGGCGACGGCGTACGGCGAGCACGTGGCCGCGGAGCTGGCGGGGGAGCTGGTGGCCCGCGGAGTGATCGTGGTCTCGGGGGCCGCGTACGGCATCGACGGTGTCGCTCACCGCGTCGCCCTGGCGGCGGGCGGTGTCACCGCCGCGTTGCTGGCCGGAGGCGTGGAGCGCCCGTACCCGACCGGTCACGCCGACCTGATCGGCCGGATCGCGGCCACGGGAGCCGTCGCCAGCGAGGTTCCGCCCGGCTCGGCGCCGACGCGATGGCGCTTCCTGCAGCGGAACAGGCTGATCGCGGCGCTCTCCGAGGCCACCGTCGTCGTGGAGGCGGGCTGGCGGAGCGGCTCGCTCAACACCGCCGGGCACGCGGCCGCCCTCGGACGCCCGATCGGGGCTGTACCGGGTCCGGTGACCAGCGCCGCATCGGCAGGATGCCACCGACTTCTCCGCGAGTTCGACGCGCGGTGCATCACGAGCGCGGATGATGTCCTGGAGCTGCTCGGCGTCCCGACCGGATCGACGTCCTGGCTCCCGCAGACCCTCTTCGACATGCCGGACAGCACCGGACGCACCGACGACAGCACCAGGATCTCCGACGCCATGAGCGTGCAGTCGTGGCGACGGACGGAAGACATCGCCCGACGTGCGGGGATGTCCGCGGACGATACGAGCGCCATCCTGGGACTCCTGGAGATCGAAGGTGTCGTCCACCGAGGCGAAGCCGGTTGGCGGAGGGCTCCGGCTCCTCGACGCCCCTGACCGTTTCACCGGAACGCCGTGGGTCAGCGACCGGCCGGGTGGACGGTCGGTGCATGCTGGGACGATGCAGATCGATGAGGCGGCCGCGGCGTATGCCGACGAGATCGCCCGTGTTCGCCGGCTCTCTCCCGCCACCGTCCGCGCTTACGCGGCGGATCTCCGCGACCTCGCTCTGGCCGTGGCCCCGATCACGAGGCTGGAGGACATCGATCTGGAGGCGCTGCGGCAGTGGCTGTGGGTGGCCACCCAGCGCGGTGATGCGCGCTCGACCCTGGCTCGGCGAACTGCTGCCGCCCGGGGCTTCTTCGCCTGGGCCACCGAGTCCGGCCTCGTCCCGACCGATCCCAGTCTGAGGCTGGTGGCGCCCAAACGGGGCCGCTCGCTGCCTCAGGTCGCCACCGCGGACGGCGTCCGGGAGGTGCTGGACACGCTGGCGGACCGGGCACGGGACGGCGACGCGATCGTCCTGCGGGACAGCGCGATGCTCGAGACGTTCTACGGAGCAGGCATCCGCGTCTCCGAGCTGTGCGGCCTGGATCTGGACGACCTCGATCTCGAACGCGCAACCGTCCGGGTGATGGGCAAAGGGTCCAAGGAGCGCGTCGTGCCCTTCGGCGTTCCCGCCCTGCGCGCCCTCG
This portion of the Microbacterium pygmaeum genome encodes:
- a CDS encoding YifB family Mg chelatase-like AAA ATPase — its product is MTLARTWAVALTGLEGDLVEVEADLSNQTPDFHIIGLPDKSLGEAVQRIHNASANCGLELPRRRLTVNLSPASLPKHGSSFDVAIAIAALATQNALDLVSIAETVHIGELGLDGRLRPVPGVLPAVLAAARMGMRRVVVPHANEAEARLVEGIEVIGAVALGDVARRHGARIDDRDLDPVPLPRGVEVVVPIPELAEVIGQRDAVEALIAAAAGGHHLLMSGPPGAGKTMLAARLPGILPPLDDAAALEVASIRSLCGDPVDTLTRRPPLESPHHSASIAALVGGGSRVVRPGAIARATHGVLFLDEVGEFAPSVLDALRQPLEKGRIAIHRAGVTASFPASFQLILATNPCPCGNYGVRAASCVCPPMAIRRYLGRLSGPLLDRVDIELGLTRVSVAHAASIGADAVTTDAAAARVADARARAAFRLRETEWSVNARVSGPWLREGPLALAPVVRRPIDVALHRGALTLRGYDRVLRVAWTLCDLAGRVSPTVHDIGRALFMKKGITT
- a CDS encoding tyrosine recombinase XerC, with translation MQIDEAAAAYADEIARVRRLSPATVRAYAADLRDLALAVAPITRLEDIDLEALRQWLWVATQRGDARSTLARRTAAARGFFAWATESGLVPTDPSLRLVAPKRGRSLPQVATADGVREVLDTLADRARDGDAIVLRDSAMLETFYGAGIRVSELCGLDLDDLDLERATVRVMGKGSKERVVPFGVPALRALEAYLTRGRPALVARTSAPDSAGRALFCGARGARIVPRAVYDVVVRALGPTMGTAAVGPHALRHSAATHLLDGGADLRAVQELLGHASLGTTQIYTHVSSERLAASYRLAHPRA
- a CDS encoding MFS transporter permease, which translates into the protein MWVRRAFFVWLIPAAFLLPLWLLVGWGVFNAGGWAFLWVLLIAIPSVFIGQLVLTLLVRARGTVRAERAVSWWDVLGFSVWHLLTISLGFFNQAWWAPAMVVTVIVGLALFWLELWQLWREARPSALLLRTTQGLGYIPAPAEGPAPEAAQSERDVIVITERPPAG
- a CDS encoding YraN family protein; amino-acid sequence: MAAKDVLGKAGEDRAARHLESSGYLILDRNWRVHAGEIDIVAVDGSTLVIVEVKTRAGDGFGHPFEAVDARKRSRLWRLAFAWIAAHPDEAQGRRLRLDVIAITGPQPERARLEHIQDIR
- a CDS encoding DUF2469 family protein, which gives rise to MDDEVFEDYDRELELALYREYRDVVSQFQYVIETERRFYLANEVNVVRRDTEHDFYFELTMTDVWVWDIYRADRFVKSVRVLTFKDVNVEELSRRDFHLPEELSLDS
- the lepB gene encoding signal peptidase I; this translates as MTTEQTASAEPVPTPRSRAERPRERRRGWLSFLRDVLVIILIAVLVSFLVKTFLVRSFYIPSGSMQNTLHIDDRILVDEITPRFGGYGRGDIVVFRDPGGWLPPSTAPARSPLVEGVDWLLSLVGLSAPDSDDHLVKRLIGMPGDHVVCCNDLGQITVNDVAIDESDYLALPAPGSPASADAFDVVVPEGSLWVLGDNRYHSKDSRYNQEQPGKGFVPIDNVVGRAFLITWPFSRFGMLDFHHEAFGGVPDVEPAPR
- the rplS gene encoding 50S ribosomal protein L19, with protein sequence MQILDSVDAASLRSDIPVFHPGDTVKVHVNITEGNRSRIQVFQGVVIGRSGDGVRETFTVRKISFQVGVERTFPVHSPVIDHIEVVTRGDVRRAKLYYLRNLRGKKAKIKEKRDN
- the dprA gene encoding DNA-processing protein DprA, which codes for MTDILPAPDIARTALAPLVAHALNDELALHVFATAAWSHLAEPGDGVAGRIVGALGPATALHEVVTGGRDGAARNAAELTAQQWKDAVARWRPRWNQRAVLDNLDVARIARIRLLTPEDDRWPAALADLGVHAPLCLWVRGDPGALSLPSPRAAIVGARAATAYGEHVAAELAGELVARGVIVVSGAAYGIDGVAHRVALAAGGVTAALLAGGVERPYPTGHADLIGRIAATGAVASEVPPGSAPTRWRFLQRNRLIAALSEATVVVEAGWRSGSLNTAGHAAALGRPIGAVPGPVTSAASAGCHRLLREFDARCITSADDVLELLGVPTGSTSWLPQTLFDMPDSTGRTDDSTRISDAMSVQSWRRTEDIARRAGMSADDTSAILGLLEIEGVVHRGEAGWRRAPAPRRP
- a CDS encoding ribonuclease HII; amino-acid sequence: MTVAEPRLTLERRLLREHTTLIACDEVGRGSLAGPVAVGAVMIDAPRSRKRVPQGLRDSKLVPEMRRADVAARAVSWVAASAVGWASSVEIDEIGIMRALGLATIRALADLRAHGVVPEEAIVVLDGNYDYITPAGATGLTVRPVIKADRDCASAAAASVIAKVARDALMTDLHDELPAYQWARNKGYASPEHRDAIREHGISPHHRASWSLTGPSTLF